Within the Candidatus Acidiferrales bacterium genome, the region AGTTTCGGCTGCGAAGCGACTGTTGGGGGTTTGCGTAAAATAGCGAGTCGGTGAGCCCTCCCGGCATTTGGATCAGGTTGCGCAGACTGGTGTATTCAACCCCGATCTGGAGATTTTCTGCCGGATCATATTTCAAGCTTGCGAACCCCGACCACTGTGTCTGCTGCGAGTTCGTCCGCCACCCGTCGAGTCGCCTGTACTGCAGGAACCCGTAATATTTGAAATCTTCATCGGTACCGCCGACTGAATTGAAACTGTTGAAGAGGCCGAAACTTCCTGTTGTCTGGGAAGTATTGACTTCTATGGGTTTCGTATCGCCGTCTTTGAGCTCGTAATTTACCGCGCCGCCTAACTGTGGTCCGAACGATAGAGCCGCTCCGTCACGAAGGACTGTAATGCTTTTTACCGCTTCCATGGGAGGTAGGTAGTAGGCTTCATTGTAGCCGTAAAGATCCGCAGAAATGCTGTAACTATTTTGCCGCGTGTTGGTCTCGACGCTCTGGTACGGACTCAGCCCTCGAAAGCCGATGCCGTTTGCCGTGAAACCACCCATTTCGTTCTCGGTGATTTCTACTCCGGGTATCCGGCCCATGATTTGCCTGGTGTTGTTAACGGCTTTGTTGGCATTCAGGCTGTCAATCTCAAGCACCTCGTTTTTCATGCCGGCGTATATTACACCTTCGTCGTAATCTTTCATTTGCCCGATTCCGTCCATAATTCTCGCTCCCTCTACGGTGACTCCCTTCAGGGTGAAGGTCGAATCCGGCACTTGAGCCAAGATCGGCGAAGCCAAGGAAAGCAAGATTCCTGCCAGACGGACGGCCATCTTAGAAAGACCCACGAGCATGTCCATTACGGGATTGGAAACCGCTTTGGTCGCATACATTTGACAGATCTCTGTACCCGTCATAGACGTCGTCCGTTCTTTGTTCTCGTCCAACTGCCTTTATTCTCCGCAGTTCTTTATTGTTACTTAGACTTAATCTAAATATAAAATACGCAGGCAGGCCGGTCAATGTCAAGGGGAAAGAATTTGTTTCGATTGCGGTCGAGAGATTCTCGATGAGCAGGGGGAGGCACAAAAATCGATTGTCGCTATGGGCCTCTCGCCTGCAGAAAAGCCTGGTGGAAAGGTATCGCAGATCAATTCGCCGGGGTGACGCCGTCTCACCGGCAATGCCGGGACGGGTTCGTCAGTTCATTGAATTCAAACCCAAAGATGCATTTACTTTTGCTGTGATAGATAGTTTTGTATGCCCATCTGCCTGATTTGATCCATTTGCGCCTCGAGCCAATCGACGTCACCTTCTTCGTCCAGCAGATTCGATTTGAAGAGCTCGCGTGTCCCGTTATCCCCCGCATCAACGCATGCCCGGATACTGTCGTTGTAAGCTTTCACCGCCGACTTTTCGGCTTCGTAATCCGACTGTAATTGGGCTTCGACATCCTTGCCTATGTTGATCTGATTGAGTTTGCTGACGTTAGGCTTGCCTTCAAGGTAAAGTATTCGTTCGATGATTTTTTCGGCATGTTTCATCTCATGAATAGCCCTCTTCTCAATCGCCTCATGAAGCTTGGTATATCCCCAGTTCGCGCACATCTCGGCATGAACGATATATTGGTTGATAGCAGTAAGTTCCTCCGCCAGACGGAGGTTAAGAATCTCAATAACTTCTTTGTTACCTTCCATGATCTTCTCCTTTCTCGGAATTGCAGTTGCTCATTTAAATTATAATTTCGCAGCACAAATCGCAATATATGTTAGCCGCTCAAATTGAAGCCGAGAATCAAATCCTTGCCTGGGTTCCGATGAACGGGGCGAGGATATCTTCACAAGGTTATCGAGTCGAACCGAACCAGAGCAACTGTAAAGCTTTTTGTGACGGTGGAAAAACAATGAGATGGTTTTGGTCTTCAAGTTCAGTAAATTTATTTGCGAATGAGCGAGAATGCCTTAAAGATATTAACCCCGAAATTTATCTCTCAATTATCCGGGATGGAGTTGAGAGCGAGACTGATTGTAGAAGGGTTTCTTGTGGGGATGCACAGGAGTCCGTACCATGGCTTCAGCGTCGAGTTCGCGGAGCACAGGCAGTATTTCCCGGGCGACGATATCAGCAACATCGACTGGAAAGTGTTCGGAAGGAGCGACCGGCTTTACATAAAACAATATGAGGAAGAAACGAATCTCAAGGGTTACATCCTCATCGATGCGAGCAACTCGATGGGATTTAAACGCGTCGGGGAAATAACCAAGCTCGAGTATGCATCGTACCTTGCTGCCGGTTTGACTTATTTGATGATGAAACAGCAGGACGCAACCGGGCTTGCGATCTATGACGAGAGCGTCAGGCGTTTCTTTGAGCCGCATCTCACATATTCATACATGAAATTACTCTTGAGCGAGCTGTCTGATCTCAAGCCGAATTCCAGGACTTCGACGGCGACGGCGCTTTCGTCGCTCGCAGAGAGAATAAAACGCCGCGGATTGATCATAGTCATAAGCGACTTCTTGGACGAGACGAAAAGCGTTATCACCGCGCTGAAACATTTCCGTCATAGAAAAAACGAAGTCATAGCCTTTCATATTCTCGATGACGCGGAAATGAATCTCGATTTTCCGGGTGACGCCGTGTTTGAGGATCTCGAAACGGGAGAACGGATTCCGACCCAGGTTTCCGCTCTGAAATCGGCATATAAGAAAAGCATGAATAATTTCGTTCGCGACCTGAAGAGCAAGTGCTTCGAAAACGATATCGACTATGCGCTCATCAGCACTTCGACGCCGTTCGATAAGGCTTTGACTGCGTATCTGATGAGAAGAAAGAAGATGTTCTGAAAATTTTCGATCCAGGCTTGTCAATTTGAGATCGCGGAACCTCAAGTTTATTCGGGAGAAATTGTGGAAACGATAATATTGTCAGTCATTGTCCTGCTGTTCATCGGAGTGATTCTCACTTTCATACAATTCAAAAATCTGTCGACGAAGCAGCAATCATCGTCTGAACAGGTGATGCAGTTGTTCGCCATGTTCAAATCGGATGTTGAGTCTGCAATCAAATCGGTATCCGATACGACCCGCTCCAGCAATGAAGCGATGGCAAGCACGCTTCAACTTGTTACGAACACTCTGTCCAGGGGAATGCAGGAAAATCGAGCCGGGACAAATTCTCAGGTTGACCAGCTTGCGAACCAGGTGTCGCAGCTGGCGAACATCGTCGGCAAACAAGTTGAAAATCTCCGCGGATCGGTCGAAGAGCGTCTCACAAATATCGGTTCTCAATTGGGCGGGCAGCTTTCGGAAGCAAACAAATTATTCTCATCCCTGAAGCAGGATTTCGGTCAGTTGAAGGAATCGAGCGACAACATGCTCGAGATAGGGAAACAGATAAACCAGCTGCAGAATATCTTGAGCTCGCCGAAGCTTCGAGGAAACTTGGGCGAGGCGCTTCTCGAGGATTTGATAAAGCAAGTCATCCCGCAGGGATTTTACGAATTCCAATATGCATTCCGGGACGGCTCGAAAGTCGACGCGATTATAAGAACGTCCGAGAGAATTATTCCGATAGATTCGAAATTTCCGAAAGATGAGTTTGAGCGCTACGTCAATGCTGAAAACGAATCGGAGAAAAACGGTGCGCTGACGAAGTTCACTAAGGCGCTGAAAGATCAGATAGATGACATCTCTTCTAAGTATATCAAGCCGACCGAGAACACCTTCGATTTTGCGATAATGTTCATACCGTCCGAAAGCGTGTACTACGAACTATTGATGCAGGACAGCGATGCGAACAGTGCATATCGCTACGCGATGAAGAAGCACGTGATTCCGGCGTCGCCGAACAGCTTTTATGCATATATCCAGGCAATCGCAATCGGACTCAAGGGCATGCAGATCGAAAAGAATGCACAGTTGATCCGCGACCAGCTTGCACAGCTTGAGAATTCACTTGCGAAGTTCGACGATCATTTTGAGACTCTCGGGACGCATCTGAAAAATGCTGCTAACAAATACGGCGACTCCCATGAAGCGCTGGCGAGATTTCGAGAGCGGCTGCAGGGAATCGCGAAATCGGATGATGAGGTGAAGAAAATCGAATAATGTCGATAATTCTCACGAGAAATTTTGACGGCGAGGCGGCGGAAGATTTCACCGCTGAGGTCAAGCGTCGAAGCGTCGTCAGCTGCAAGAAGGGTTCTTTCGACTTTGTGTATGTCGTTCCGACCCGAAGGCGAGTGCGTGAATTGCAGAGGGAACTTGTCGGAGAGATCGTCTTCGGAAAACTGCCGGTCTATACACTCGAACTGTTCGCTCGGGAGCTTTTCTCGGAATTAGGCGCAGGAAGAAAAATGATATCGCCTTCGATGCAGGGGATGATCGTCGGCGAAATTCTCTCCAAGGATGATTTTAAATTTTTCAGGTACCTGTCATTTCGTCCCGGCGGCAGAAAGGGCGTCGCGCCGGCGGGCACGATCAAGAGGATCGTCGATCAAATCGACTATCTCAGGGAAAACGGAAT harbors:
- the bfr gene encoding bacterioferritin, producing the protein MEGNKEVIEILNLRLAEELTAINQYIVHAEMCANWGYTKLHEAIEKRAIHEMKHAEKIIERILYLEGKPNVSKLNQINIGKDVEAQLQSDYEAEKSAVKAYNDSIRACVDAGDNGTRELFKSNLLDEEGDVDWLEAQMDQIRQMGIQNYLSQQK
- a CDS encoding DUF58 domain-containing protein encodes the protein MSENALKILTPKFISQLSGMELRARLIVEGFLVGMHRSPYHGFSVEFAEHRQYFPGDDISNIDWKVFGRSDRLYIKQYEEETNLKGYILIDASNSMGFKRVGEITKLEYASYLAAGLTYLMMKQQDATGLAIYDESVRRFFEPHLTYSYMKLLLSELSDLKPNSRTSTATALSSLAERIKRRGLIIVISDFLDETKSVITALKHFRHRKNEVIAFHILDDAEMNLDFPGDAVFEDLETGERIPTQVSALKSAYKKSMNNFVRDLKSKCFENDIDYALISTSTPFDKALTAYLMRRKKMF
- a CDS encoding DNA recombination protein RmuC, which codes for METIILSVIVLLFIGVILTFIQFKNLSTKQQSSSEQVMQLFAMFKSDVESAIKSVSDTTRSSNEAMASTLQLVTNTLSRGMQENRAGTNSQVDQLANQVSQLANIVGKQVENLRGSVEERLTNIGSQLGGQLSEANKLFSSLKQDFGQLKESSDNMLEIGKQINQLQNILSSPKLRGNLGEALLEDLIKQVIPQGFYEFQYAFRDGSKVDAIIRTSERIIPIDSKFPKDEFERYVNAENESEKNGALTKFTKALKDQIDDISSKYIKPTENTFDFAIMFIPSESVYYELLMQDSDANSAYRYAMKKHVIPASPNSFYAYIQAIAIGLKGMQIEKNAQLIRDQLAQLENSLAKFDDHFETLGTHLKNAANKYGDSHEALARFRERLQGIAKSDDEVKKIE